One segment of Pseudomonas sp. FP2196 DNA contains the following:
- a CDS encoding MFS transporter: protein MPRQPLSIAARWALTSLALSMLMPSLDTSIANAGLPTLAAAFEATFQQVQWIVLAYLLAITTLIVSVGRLGDGLGRRRLLLIGIGIFTAASLACALAPGLGWLIGARAVQGLGAAIMFALTVALVADAVPKSRAGSAMGLLATMSATGTSLGPSLGGLLMTHAGWHSIFLLNVPLGLLNAWLVYRYLPTDRTEREPVAFDYLGSGVLVLTLAAYALAMTLDGFTLSLLLISLGGAGLFIVVETKAKAPLIRLSLFADLRLSGSLALTLLVTTVMMTTLVVGPFYLSRGLNLSSTVVGLVLSVGPLLAAFGGVPAGRLVDRFGARRVVPGALLGMVGGCGLLALLPMSFGLSAYWLPMAVIAGSYALFQAANNTGLMGGVSQDQRGVVSALLGLARNLGLITGAAAMGAVFAVATGDPTQAPAAVIASGLHITFGVATALMVMALMISRTQINCRSEPAREEAVTANVKGE, encoded by the coding sequence ATGCCCCGACAACCCTTGAGCATCGCAGCCCGTTGGGCCCTGACCAGTCTGGCGCTGTCGATGTTGATGCCGTCGCTGGACACCAGCATTGCCAATGCCGGGTTGCCGACCCTGGCTGCAGCGTTTGAGGCGACGTTTCAACAGGTGCAGTGGATTGTTCTCGCTTATCTGTTGGCGATCACCACGTTGATTGTCAGTGTTGGACGTCTGGGTGATGGCTTGGGACGGCGGCGATTGCTGTTGATCGGCATCGGCATTTTTACTGCCGCGTCGTTGGCCTGCGCGCTGGCCCCGGGGCTGGGCTGGCTGATCGGCGCACGGGCGGTGCAAGGCCTTGGCGCGGCGATCATGTTCGCGTTGACGGTGGCGCTGGTGGCCGATGCGGTGCCCAAGTCTCGGGCGGGCAGTGCGATGGGATTGTTGGCGACGATGTCGGCCACCGGCACCAGCCTCGGCCCGTCGCTGGGCGGGTTGTTGATGACGCATGCCGGCTGGCATTCGATTTTTCTGCTCAATGTACCTTTGGGCTTGCTCAATGCGTGGCTGGTGTATCGCTATCTGCCAACAGATCGAACAGAACGCGAGCCTGTTGCGTTTGATTATCTGGGTTCCGGGGTGCTGGTGTTAACGCTGGCGGCCTATGCGCTGGCGATGACGCTTGACGGTTTTACCCTGTCGTTGCTGCTGATCAGCCTCGGCGGCGCGGGATTGTTCATCGTGGTCGAGACGAAAGCCAAGGCGCCGCTGATTCGCCTGTCACTGTTCGCCGACCTGCGTCTGAGTGGCAGTCTGGCGCTGACGTTGCTGGTGACCACGGTGATGATGACCACGCTGGTGGTTGGGCCGTTTTACCTCAGCCGCGGGTTGAACCTCAGCAGTACGGTGGTCGGACTGGTTTTGTCGGTCGGGCCGTTGTTGGCGGCGTTCGGCGGCGTGCCGGCTGGCCGGTTGGTGGATCGTTTCGGGGCACGGCGAGTGGTGCCGGGTGCGTTGCTCGGGATGGTCGGCGGTTGTGGCCTGTTGGCGCTGTTACCGATGAGCTTCGGTCTGTCTGCATATTGGCTGCCGATGGCGGTGATCGCCGGCAGTTACGCGTTGTTCCAGGCCGCCAACAATACCGGGTTGATGGGCGGGGTCAGCCAGGATCAGCGCGGCGTGGTGTCGGCACTGCTCGGGTTGGCGCGCAATTTGGGCTTGATTACCGGGGCGGCGGCGATGGGGGCGGTGTTTGCCGTGGCCACCGGTGACCCGACTCAAGCGCCTGCGGCCGTTATCGCCAGTGGTTTACACATCACCTTCGGCGTCGCCACGGCCCTGATGGTCATGGCCCTGATGATCAGCCGAACACAAATCAACTGTAGGAGCGAGCCTGCTCGCGAAGAGGCCGTCACAGCCAACGTTAAGGGTGAATGA
- a CDS encoding LysR family transcriptional regulator, translated as MTAPDLNLLITLDVLLREGSVARAAKCLRLSPSAMSRALTRLRETTGDPLLVRAGRGLVPTPRALELHERVSHLVQEAEAVLRPAEVLDPGRLQRTFTLRNTDGFVETFAAALLARIAQEAPGVRLRFVQKADKDSTPLRDGRVDLETGVVDESTDPTLHSRILFEDHWIGVIREGHSLSSGKISAKRFAGGEHILISRRGRSSGPVDEALISVGLTRDIVTSFGGFSAALALVRESDLIATVPERHTSKLRTGLHSFALPFEMPPISVSMLWHPRMDADPAHRWLRNCVREVCA; from the coding sequence ATGACTGCACCGGATCTGAACCTGCTGATCACCCTCGACGTGCTGCTGCGTGAAGGCAGTGTCGCCCGCGCCGCCAAATGTCTGCGCCTGAGCCCGTCGGCCATGAGCCGCGCCCTGACCCGTCTGCGTGAAACCACCGGCGACCCATTACTCGTGCGCGCCGGACGTGGTCTGGTGCCGACCCCGCGCGCGCTGGAGTTGCACGAACGGGTCAGTCATCTGGTGCAGGAAGCCGAGGCGGTTTTGCGTCCCGCTGAAGTGCTTGATCCCGGCCGGTTGCAACGCACGTTCACCTTGCGCAACACCGACGGTTTTGTCGAAACCTTCGCCGCCGCCCTGCTCGCCCGCATCGCGCAAGAGGCGCCCGGCGTGCGCCTGCGCTTTGTGCAGAAAGCCGACAAGGACAGCACGCCGCTGCGCGACGGCCGTGTAGATCTGGAGACCGGTGTGGTCGACGAAAGCACCGACCCGACACTGCACAGCCGCATCCTCTTTGAGGATCACTGGATCGGGGTGATACGTGAGGGGCATTCATTGAGTTCGGGCAAAATCAGCGCCAAGCGCTTTGCCGGTGGAGAGCACATTCTCATTTCCCGACGCGGACGCAGCAGCGGCCCGGTCGACGAAGCGTTGATTAGCGTCGGGCTGACGCGGGACATTGTCACTTCATTCGGCGGATTTTCAGCGGCACTGGCTTTGGTCCGAGAATCAGACCTGATTGCTACCGTGCCGGAACGCCACACCAGCAAACTGCGCACCGGCCTGCACAGTTTCGCCCTGCCCTTCGAGATGCCGCCAATCAGCGTGTCCATGCTCTGGCATCCGCGCATGGACGCCGACCCGGCGCACCGCTGGTTGCGCAACTGCGTGCGGGAAGTCTGCGCTTAA
- a CDS encoding cell wall hydrolase — protein sequence MGLKCLIGCFALTLLAGAAMATDQTPIKAKAEEKAQVLEEKAADKVSAAPAPKSEAITPTEVQAVDPAGAAPLDDPITCLARSIYWEAKGRDTPEMEAVASVVMNRLGHEGFPDTVCAVVKQGSESRSCQFSWWCDGRPDQVKEDAEYALAKEIAGKALNRQLKDRTNGALYFHDRNVHPSWAREYRKTAETKKFLFYKPAGGDAR from the coding sequence ATGGGATTGAAATGCTTGATTGGTTGCTTCGCGTTAACCCTGTTGGCCGGCGCTGCCATGGCCACCGATCAAACGCCGATCAAGGCAAAAGCCGAAGAGAAAGCCCAGGTGCTGGAAGAGAAAGCGGCGGACAAAGTCAGCGCGGCACCGGCGCCCAAATCCGAAGCCATCACCCCGACCGAAGTGCAAGCGGTGGACCCGGCCGGCGCCGCACCGCTGGACGACCCGATCACCTGTCTGGCACGCAGTATCTACTGGGAAGCCAAAGGCAGGGACACCCCGGAGATGGAAGCCGTGGCCAGCGTGGTGATGAATCGCCTCGGCCATGAAGGTTTTCCCGACACCGTTTGTGCAGTGGTCAAACAGGGTTCGGAATCCAGGAGCTGCCAGTTTTCCTGGTGGTGCGATGGGCGTCCGGATCAGGTCAAGGAAGATGCCGAATACGCGCTGGCCAAGGAAATCGCCGGCAAGGCGTTGAACCGTCAGCTCAAGGATCGCACCAACGGCGCGTTGTATTTCCACGACCGCAACGTCCATCCGAGTTGGGCCCGGGAATACCGGAAAACCGCCGAGACGAAAAAATTCCTGTTCTACAAACCCGCTGGCGGTGATGCGCGTTAA
- a CDS encoding CAP domain-containing protein, translating into MRFMPSVLRFAALSAGLAFAASAMASDESQLIESINKYRSEPQRCGSQASNELPPLSADPRLRLPASGVVNLQQAMASASYPMVNVQAITLNGPRDAASAMQAIQESFCQVVLDPQFVDVGVSRADRDWRVVLARPLLSAKLGDAQGEGQKLLEQLNAARSQPRQCGGQAFAAAAPLAWNATLGTVAQDHSRDMANKNYLDHKDRDGRTPGDRAELAGYSGQLVGENIAAGQDTVGKVVDGWLASPGHCANLMNPQYKELGAAYATDPKSDAGIYWTAMFGAQ; encoded by the coding sequence ATGCGCTTCATGCCATCCGTTTTGCGCTTTGCCGCGTTGTCCGCCGGCCTGGCCTTTGCCGCCTCGGCCATGGCCAGCGACGAGTCGCAACTGATCGAGTCGATCAACAAGTACCGCAGCGAACCGCAACGTTGCGGCAGCCAGGCCTCCAACGAACTGCCGCCGCTGTCGGCCGATCCGCGACTGCGGCTACCGGCCAGTGGGGTTGTCAATTTGCAGCAAGCCATGGCCAGCGCCAGTTACCCGATGGTCAACGTACAGGCGATCACCCTCAACGGCCCGCGCGATGCGGCGTCGGCGATGCAGGCGATTCAGGAAAGTTTCTGTCAGGTGGTGCTCGATCCGCAGTTCGTCGATGTCGGTGTCAGCCGCGCTGATCGCGATTGGCGCGTTGTGCTGGCACGGCCATTGTTGTCGGCCAAGCTTGGCGATGCGCAGGGTGAAGGGCAAAAACTGCTTGAGCAACTCAACGCCGCACGCAGCCAGCCACGCCAGTGCGGCGGCCAGGCCTTCGCGGCTGCCGCACCGCTGGCCTGGAACGCGACGCTGGGCACGGTCGCCCAGGATCACAGCCGCGACATGGCCAACAAAAACTACCTCGACCACAAGGACCGCGACGGCCGCACCCCCGGTGACCGCGCCGAACTGGCTGGTTACAGCGGCCAACTGGTCGGCGAAAACATCGCCGCCGGCCAGGACACTGTGGGCAAAGTCGTCGACGGCTGGCTCGCCAGCCCCGGCCACTGCGCCAACCTGATGAACCCGCAGTACAAGGAACTCGGCGCCGCTTACGCAACCGACCCGAAAAGCGATGCGGGGATTTACTGGACGGCGATGTTCGGGGCGCAATAA
- the moaA gene encoding GTP 3',8-cyclase MoaA yields the protein MSERVLIDGFNRRVDYLRMSVTDRCDFRCVYCMAEDMQFLPRQQVLTLEEIYQLAQSFVALGTRKIRLTGGEPLIRPGVVQLCGQIAALPGLRELCLTTNGSQLGKLAAPLFDAGVKRLNVSLDSLCPERFKQMTRTGDLAQVIEGIDAARKAGFTRTKLNCVVMQGRNDHEINDLVSFAIDRELDISFIEEMPLGVIDEHSRAESFFSSAQVRERIAERYTLIDSAESTQGPSRYWRLAEAPQIRLGFISPHSHNFCATCNRVRLTVEGRLLLCLGNEHSLDLKAVLRAHPGQPERLEKAIIEAMKLKPYKHNFEVNDDVQIVRFMNMTGG from the coding sequence ATGTCAGAGCGCGTCTTGATCGATGGCTTCAACCGCCGCGTCGACTACCTGCGCATGTCGGTGACTGATCGTTGCGACTTCCGCTGTGTGTATTGCATGGCTGAAGACATGCAGTTTCTGCCGCGCCAGCAAGTGCTGACGCTGGAGGAAATCTACCAATTGGCACAAAGCTTCGTCGCACTGGGCACGCGCAAGATACGTCTCACTGGCGGCGAGCCGCTGATCCGTCCCGGCGTGGTGCAACTGTGCGGGCAGATCGCCGCCCTGCCCGGCTTGCGCGAATTGTGCCTGACCACCAACGGCTCACAGTTGGGCAAACTGGCCGCCCCGTTATTCGACGCCGGCGTTAAACGCCTCAACGTCAGCCTCGACAGCCTCTGCCCGGAGCGCTTCAAACAGATGACCCGCACCGGCGATCTGGCGCAGGTCATTGAAGGTATCGATGCCGCGCGCAAGGCCGGATTCACTCGCACCAAACTCAACTGCGTGGTGATGCAGGGTCGCAATGATCATGAGATCAATGATCTGGTGAGCTTCGCCATCGACCGTGAGCTGGACATTTCTTTCATCGAAGAAATGCCGCTGGGCGTCATTGACGAACACAGCCGCGCCGAATCGTTTTTCTCTAGCGCACAAGTGCGCGAACGGATCGCCGAACGCTACACACTGATCGACTCCGCCGAATCGACCCAAGGCCCGTCGCGCTACTGGCGGCTGGCCGAAGCCCCGCAGATTCGCCTGGGTTTTATTTCTCCGCACAGCCACAACTTCTGCGCGACCTGCAACCGGGTGAGGCTGACGGTGGAGGGGCGTTTGCTACTGTGTTTGGGTAACGAGCATTCGCTGGACCTGAAAGCCGTGCTGCGCGCCCATCCGGGGCAACCGGAACGTCTGGAGAAAGCGATCATCGAAGCGATGAAGCTAAAGCCCTACAAGCACAACTTTGAAGTGAACGATGACGTACAAATCGTGCGATTCATGAACATGACCGGCGGTTGA
- a CDS encoding bestrophin family protein, which produces MIIRPKVSQFAILFTLKGSIAKRIALRTLMVTLLASAIVLVEILHPSSFTKVNATPFTLLGLSLSIFMSFRNNACYDRWYEARKAWGEVIVHVRSIIRETHIIRDSEQRRPLLLNLVGFAHSLNARLRREDEAAASGAWVDPKPDAQVPDYSAQILHRIGEQCSDLQQAGALSEWRYMLLANHLTSLTQAQAVCERIKNTPLPFPYTLLLHRTIYLFCILLPFAMAEPLGWLTPLFTAIVSYTFFGLDAIADELEDPFGRDENDLPTDALVRAIERDILAELGVAQLPPALMPVDYVLS; this is translated from the coding sequence ATGATCATCAGACCCAAGGTCAGTCAGTTCGCCATCCTTTTTACCCTCAAAGGTTCGATTGCCAAGCGAATCGCCTTGCGCACCCTGATGGTCACCCTGCTGGCGTCGGCCATCGTGCTGGTGGAAATCCTCCACCCCAGCAGTTTCACCAAGGTCAACGCCACGCCCTTCACGCTGCTGGGCTTGTCGCTGTCGATCTTCATGAGTTTTCGTAACAACGCCTGCTATGACCGCTGGTACGAAGCGCGCAAGGCCTGGGGCGAAGTGATCGTGCATGTGCGCTCGATCATTCGCGAAACCCACATCATCCGCGACTCGGAGCAGCGCCGGCCGCTGCTGCTCAATCTGGTCGGCTTCGCCCACTCCCTCAACGCGCGACTGCGGCGTGAAGACGAAGCGGCGGCCAGCGGCGCGTGGGTCGACCCGAAACCCGACGCTCAGGTGCCCGACTACAGCGCACAGATCCTGCACCGGATCGGCGAACAATGCTCCGATCTGCAACAGGCCGGCGCATTAAGCGAATGGCGCTACATGCTGCTGGCCAATCACCTGACCAGCCTCACGCAAGCGCAAGCCGTGTGCGAGCGGATCAAGAATACGCCGCTGCCCTTCCCCTATACCTTGCTGCTGCACCGCACGATCTACCTGTTCTGCATCCTGTTGCCGTTCGCCATGGCCGAGCCGCTGGGCTGGCTGACGCCGTTGTTCACCGCGATTGTCAGCTATACCTTTTTCGGACTGGATGCGATTGCCGATGAGTTGGAAGATCCATTCGGACGCGACGAAAACGACCTGCCAACGGATGCCCTGGTCCGTGCGATCGAGCGCGACATTCTGGCTGAACTCGGTGTTGCGCAACTGCCACCGGCGTTGATGCCCGTCGATTACGTCTTGAGTTGA
- the chrA gene encoding chromate efflux transporter, with product MSTTPEDLPRPDPVTLRQAWRFWLKLGCIGFGGPAGQISIMHQELVERRRWISEKRFLHALNYCMLLPGPEAQQLATYIGWLLHRTWGGVIAGVLFVLPSLFILIALSWVYIAFGDVPAVAGVFYGIKPAVTAIVLHAAHRIGSRALKNGVLWAIAGASFVAIFAFNVPFPLIVLGAALIGYLGGRLAPQRFNNGGHRSSAKSFGPALIDDDTPTPEHARFSLPKLWRLALLGAALWCLPMALLTALFGWDGTFTQMGWFFTKAALLTFGGAYAVLPYVYQGAVGHYGWLTPTQMIDGLALGETTPGPLIMVVAFVGFIGGYVQPAFGAEHAFAAGAVAATLVTWFTFLPSFLFILAGGPLVESTHNELRFTAPLTAITAAVVGVILNLACFFAYHVFWPSGFAGQPDVFSIALAVMAALALFVFKRGVIEVLIVCALVGLGFHLLR from the coding sequence TTGAGCACCACGCCAGAGGATCTTCCCCGACCTGATCCCGTCACCCTGCGACAGGCCTGGCGCTTCTGGCTCAAGCTCGGCTGCATCGGCTTCGGCGGCCCCGCCGGGCAGATTTCGATCATGCATCAGGAACTGGTGGAACGTCGGCGCTGGATCTCGGAAAAGCGTTTCTTGCATGCACTCAACTACTGCATGTTGCTGCCTGGCCCCGAGGCTCAGCAACTGGCGACGTATATTGGCTGGCTGCTGCATCGCACCTGGGGCGGCGTGATCGCCGGCGTGCTGTTTGTGCTGCCGTCGCTGTTCATCCTGATTGCATTGTCATGGGTGTATATCGCCTTCGGTGATGTGCCGGCAGTGGCCGGGGTGTTTTACGGGATCAAACCGGCGGTGACTGCGATCGTGCTGCACGCGGCCCATCGCATCGGCTCACGGGCCTTGAAGAATGGTGTGTTGTGGGCGATTGCCGGCGCCTCGTTCGTGGCCATTTTTGCATTCAATGTGCCCTTCCCGTTGATCGTGCTGGGTGCCGCGTTGATCGGTTATCTGGGCGGACGCCTGGCGCCGCAGCGATTCAATAACGGCGGTCACCGCAGCAGTGCAAAATCCTTCGGCCCGGCGTTGATCGACGACGACACACCGACGCCCGAGCACGCACGATTCAGCCTGCCGAAGCTGTGGCGTCTGGCGCTGCTCGGCGCAGCGCTGTGGTGCCTGCCCATGGCTCTGCTGACTGCGTTGTTCGGCTGGGACGGCACGTTCACTCAAATGGGCTGGTTCTTCACCAAAGCGGCGTTGCTCACCTTTGGCGGGGCTTATGCGGTGCTGCCTTACGTCTATCAGGGCGCCGTCGGGCATTACGGCTGGCTCACGCCAACGCAGATGATCGACGGCCTGGCGCTTGGCGAAACCACGCCGGGGCCGCTGATCATGGTGGTAGCGTTTGTCGGCTTCATTGGCGGTTATGTGCAACCGGCGTTCGGCGCTGAGCATGCGTTCGCCGCTGGCGCAGTGGCGGCAACGCTGGTGACCTGGTTCACCTTCCTGCCCTCGTTCTTGTTCATCCTCGCTGGCGGGCCGCTGGTGGAATCGACCCACAACGAATTGAGGTTCACCGCACCGCTGACCGCAATTACCGCTGCAGTGGTCGGGGTAATTCTGAACCTCGCGTGCTTTTTCGCTTATCACGTGTTCTGGCCGAGCGGTTTCGCCGGGCAGCCGGATGTTTTTTCGATAGCGTTGGCAGTTATGGCGGCGCTGGCGCTGTTCGTTTTCAAGCGCGGAGTGATTGAAGTGTTGATCGTTTGCGCCCTTGTCGGGCTGGGCTTTCATCTGCTGCGCTGA
- a CDS encoding glutamine synthetase family protein has translation MKFAAIEDARLFLEQNPDIDMIELFILDANGVPRGKLLHREELLAVYESGRPLPSTILGLTVQGEDVENSGLVWDVGDIDCRAYPLEGSLVRLPWRQIPTAAVQVSMHPTEGMPASIADPRHLLIKVVDALKAEGYYPVMACELEFYLLDAKRDHNGRPQPALDADGGRPRHTQVYGLRELEQIEPFLADLYSACKLHGIPARTAISEYAPGQVEITLEHGDALEAMDQAVRYKRLVKAVAHKHGMQATFMAKPFDDLAGTGMHMHVSLADAEGRNLFASEDPAGTPLLRTAIGGMLASLLDSLLLFCPNANSYRRFQANSYAPLAPTWGVDNRTVSLRVPGGPANTRHIEHRICGADANPYLAAAAILAGIHRGIREHLDPGAPVEGNGYAQAKELLPTDWLTSLQALENSVWARDALGQEFLGVYLAVKRAEYRQFMAEVGEQDWRWYLTEA, from the coding sequence ATGAAATTCGCAGCCATCGAAGACGCACGCCTGTTCCTTGAACAGAACCCCGATATCGACATGATCGAACTGTTCATTCTCGACGCCAACGGCGTGCCACGCGGCAAGCTGTTGCACCGTGAAGAACTGCTGGCCGTGTATGAAAGCGGCCGCCCGCTGCCCAGCACCATTCTCGGTCTGACCGTTCAGGGTGAGGACGTGGAAAACTCCGGTCTGGTGTGGGATGTCGGCGACATCGATTGTCGTGCCTATCCGCTGGAAGGCAGTCTCGTGCGCCTGCCGTGGAGGCAGATTCCGACTGCCGCCGTGCAGGTCAGCATGCACCCGACTGAGGGCATGCCGGCGAGCATCGCCGACCCGCGCCATCTGCTGATCAAGGTGGTCGACGCGCTCAAGGCCGAAGGTTATTACCCGGTGATGGCTTGCGAGCTGGAGTTCTATCTGCTCGATGCCAAACGCGATCACAACGGCCGCCCGCAACCGGCGCTGGATGCCGACGGCGGTCGACCGCGACACACCCAGGTTTACGGTTTGCGCGAGCTGGAGCAGATCGAACCGTTCCTCGCCGACCTCTATAGCGCCTGCAAACTGCACGGTATTCCGGCGCGTACGGCCATCTCGGAATACGCGCCGGGGCAAGTGGAAATCACCCTCGAACACGGCGATGCGCTGGAGGCGATGGATCAGGCCGTGCGCTACAAACGATTGGTCAAAGCCGTGGCGCACAAGCACGGCATGCAGGCGACGTTCATGGCCAAGCCGTTCGATGATCTGGCGGGCACTGGCATGCACATGCACGTCAGCCTCGCCGACGCCGAAGGACGCAATCTGTTTGCCTCCGAAGACCCGGCCGGCACGCCGCTGCTGCGCACGGCGATTGGCGGCATGCTCGCGTCGTTGCTTGATTCGCTGCTGCTGTTCTGCCCGAACGCGAACTCCTATCGCCGCTTTCAGGCCAACAGCTACGCACCTTTGGCGCCAACCTGGGGCGTCGACAACCGCACCGTCAGCCTGCGCGTGCCGGGCGGCCCGGCCAACACCCGACACATCGAACACCGCATCTGCGGCGCCGACGCCAACCCGTATCTGGCGGCGGCAGCGATTCTTGCCGGCATTCATCGGGGTATTCGCGAGCACCTTGATCCGGGGGCGCCGGTCGAGGGCAATGGCTATGCGCAGGCCAAGGAACTGCTGCCGACCGATTGGCTGACATCGCTGCAGGCACTGGAAAATTCAGTGTGGGCGCGGGATGCCTTGGGGCAGGAATTTCTCGGGGTGTATCTGGCGGTGAAGCGTGCCGAGTATCGGCAGTTCATGGCTGAAGTGGGTGAGCAGGATTGGCGCTGGTACCTCACCGAGGCCTAA
- a CDS encoding FAD-binding oxidoreductase produces the protein MTERCNSYYTATLNQDTDYPTLQGRHKVDVVIIGGGFTGVATAVELAEKGLKVAIVESNKIGWGATGRNGGQVTGSLSGDGAMRKQMRPKLGDEVDDFIWHLRWRGHEIIKQRVEKYGIACDLKHGHLHAAYKPSHMTGLRSDYEEAVRRGLGDEVSLLDRSQVRDLLQSDLYHGAIKNTRNMHLHPLNLCIGEARAAESLGALIFENSEVLEIIHGDTPGVRTAHGQIDANQVMLAGDVYHKLEPGQLKGKIFPAMGGIVTTAPLGDLAKQINPEDLAVYDCRFVLDYYRLTADGRLLFGGGANYSGKDSRDIAAELRPCIEQTFPALKGVQIDYQWSCAMGIVINRIPQLGKLSDNVWYCQGYSGHGIATTHIMGEIMSRAITGQMEQFDTFAACQHIRVPMGDLLGNPLLAAGMWYYQMLEKLR, from the coding sequence ATGACTGAACGCTGCAATTCCTACTACACCGCCACCCTCAACCAGGACACCGACTACCCGACCCTGCAAGGCCGGCACAAGGTCGATGTGGTGATCATCGGCGGCGGTTTCACCGGCGTCGCCACCGCTGTCGAGCTCGCCGAAAAAGGCCTGAAAGTCGCCATCGTCGAAAGCAACAAAATCGGCTGGGGCGCCACCGGGCGCAATGGCGGCCAGGTCACCGGCAGCCTTTCCGGCGATGGCGCGATGCGCAAACAGATGCGCCCGAAACTGGGTGATGAGGTCGACGATTTCATCTGGCATCTGCGCTGGCGCGGGCACGAAATCATCAAACAGCGCGTCGAGAAATACGGCATCGCCTGTGACCTCAAACACGGTCATCTGCACGCTGCGTACAAACCCAGCCACATGACCGGTCTGCGCAGCGATTACGAAGAAGCCGTGCGACGCGGACTGGGTGATGAAGTCAGCCTGCTCGACCGCAGCCAAGTGCGCGACCTGCTGCAAAGCGACCTCTACCACGGCGCGATCAAGAACACCCGCAACATGCACCTGCACCCGCTCAACCTGTGCATCGGCGAAGCGCGGGCGGCGGAAAGTCTCGGTGCGCTGATCTTCGAAAACAGCGAAGTGCTGGAGATCATTCACGGCGATACGCCTGGGGTCAGAACCGCCCACGGCCAGATCGACGCCAATCAGGTAATGCTCGCCGGCGACGTCTACCACAAACTCGAACCGGGCCAGCTCAAGGGCAAGATCTTCCCGGCCATGGGCGGCATCGTCACCACCGCGCCGCTGGGCGATCTGGCAAAACAGATCAACCCCGAGGATCTGGCGGTGTACGACTGCCGTTTCGTCCTCGACTACTACCGCCTCACCGCCGACGGCCGCTTGCTGTTCGGCGGCGGCGCCAACTACAGCGGCAAGGATTCACGCGACATCGCCGCCGAACTGCGCCCGTGCATCGAGCAGACCTTCCCGGCGCTCAAAGGCGTGCAGATCGATTACCAGTGGAGCTGCGCGATGGGCATTGTCATCAACCGCATTCCGCAACTGGGCAAACTCTCGGACAACGTCTGGTACTGCCAGGGTTACTCCGGGCATGGCATCGCCACCACGCACATCATGGGCGAAATCATGAGCCGGGCGATCACCGGGCAGATGGAGCAGTTCGATACGTTTGCGGCGTGCCAGCACATTCGCGTGCCGATGGGGGATTTGCTGGGTAACCCGTTATTGGCGGCGGGGATGTGGTACTACCAGATGCTTGAAAAATTGCGTTGA
- a CDS encoding DeoR/GlpR family DNA-binding transcription regulator: MRDHSVTELPSLRRQKILLILERDGKVMASELSQHFAVSEDTIRRDLAELDNAGLVQRVHGGALPRPKDTGKDYFTRISETDEVKTRLAQLAAGRVKDGQIVLFDSGTTTLQIARSLPTDINITAVTTSPMTAITLAEYNGIKVILAGGQLNLATMSVSGHETVRLLQSIKADLLFTGVCAIHPEVGLSSLYFDEVPVKQALFESAAQVIAVTTADKLGAVEPFVVTPCTRVHTLITERHLASGSVEDYRRLGIEVEQLPD; the protein is encoded by the coding sequence ATGCGCGATCATTCGGTCACCGAACTCCCATCCCTGCGTCGGCAGAAGATCCTCTTGATCCTCGAACGTGACGGTAAAGTCATGGCTTCCGAGTTGAGCCAGCATTTCGCCGTGTCCGAAGACACCATCCGCCGCGACCTCGCCGAACTGGATAATGCCGGCCTGGTGCAACGGGTACACGGCGGCGCTTTACCAAGGCCGAAAGACACCGGCAAGGATTACTTCACCCGGATCAGTGAGACCGACGAGGTGAAAACCCGTCTGGCGCAACTCGCCGCCGGGCGGGTGAAGGACGGTCAGATCGTGCTGTTCGATTCCGGCACTACCACCTTGCAGATTGCGCGCTCGTTGCCGACCGACATCAACATTACCGCCGTCACCACTTCGCCGATGACCGCCATCACCCTCGCTGAATACAATGGCATCAAGGTGATTCTGGCGGGCGGGCAGTTGAACCTGGCGACCATGTCGGTCAGCGGTCACGAAACTGTGCGCCTGCTGCAAAGCATCAAGGCTGATCTGCTGTTTACCGGGGTGTGCGCGATTCATCCGGAGGTGGGACTGAGTTCGCTGTATTTCGATGAAGTGCCGGTGAAACAGGCGCTCTTCGAAAGTGCTGCGCAGGTGATCGCAGTGACCACGGCGGACAAGCTGGGCGCGGTTGAGCCGTTTGTGGTGACGCCGTGTACGCGGGTGCATACGCTGATTACCGAGCGGCATCTGGCGTCGGGGAGTGTCGAGGATTACCGGCGGTTGGGAATTGAGGTGGAGCAGTTGCCTGATTGA